CCGCAGGTCGCTTTCACGGCCCCGTATCGTATTTTGGTTGCCAAATGTTGCTTTTTTCACCGCATGCATGTAGGCGGTGCCCGAGTTGGAGAGTGGACACGGGAGGAGGCGACACGAAGAGGCCTTTCGTGCGATGGCGACTCACTGGACCGCCTGTAGGAGCAGGCGCCGCGGACTACGGGACCACAGGAGTACCCGCGAGGGCGGTCCTCCAGCCATGGCGTCGTCGTCGGGGGAGGAAGACGGGGCGAGGATGAGTGCTGGCGCCCGGGAGCTGGCGGACATGGCGCCGGTGCCCCTGAGCGACCGGGCCTGCCCCGTGGTCTCCATCGCCTGTCGCGGCTTCCGTGCCTTCTACGTCGACGGCAAGTGCTGCGCTCGCGCCCTCTGCCTTACAGTCGAGACCATCTACGGATCTACCTCAAGCCCCCATCTCAACAACACGGTAAGATTGTATGTCCGTGTTCTCTCCTTCTATCTGTATTCATACTGGAATTATTAGAGCTGTAATTTTTCCATGGTGATTGATTGAACTGTAACGCTGATGCTGACTGGGTGTGATGGAAACAGTTCCTCATCCATCAAATTAGTGTGTTGTGCATGGACTAGGTAGGTGGACAATCGAGTGGTGGTGTGGAGGGAGATCCAGCTATGAGGATGTTAAATTGTTAAACTTATTTAGGAAGGGGGTACTGACCTGATGTTTAGCTATTTGGTTCTGTGGTTCTGATCCAGTGTATGAATGGCAGTGTAATGGATTGGAGTATGATTTCGATTGGAAACATTCAGTATGACAGTGTAATAGTTTGCCGTTGTTCTGTAGCTTAATGTCATGCATTTCCTTTTGATGCATATCAGTTCTCTTGGTGGCCAGCTGTACTGAGTTCCTGAGTTCTTGTTTTGCTTGATAGATCTGGTATTTCAGGCGTGTTGTTCTTGAGGCACTGGTCTGATTTGCTGCAAGAACACCCAGCCCGAGGATGGCTTGGCATAGATTGCGTGACTGTTGTTGCTACTATACTGTAACAGACGGCCGCTTCGACGAGGAGACATGAAATTGCAGTAAGACACACTGCCTCATTTATCATTTTTGCTTTAGTCTAAGCTAACTAATGCTCTATGAAATCACATTAAATCTGCAGGAGCCAAAAAAATATATTTATGATCTGTTGCATAGAAATAATGTACTTTATAATATTTTCCCTGATTGTGGCTCGCGGCCAATTTGTAGAAGCTTAAACTAGTGAGATTAAGGCAAAGAAAGAAGCTAATATTTGCTCAATTTAATTTTCAGACGTGGTTCTTTTACTCCCACAATAATTAGGCATAAAGTTCTTTCGCATTATTGTAACACTGTATCTTATAAATAGTGATGAACAAGGTTACCTTAAGACCTATGACATGTACGCCATATTGATGAAGATGCCACAGATATTTGATTCTGTTAAAAGTTTCTACCTTTACTCTGGTCAAGATAGTTACCTGATCTCCAATATCTTAGTGGAAAGTGCATCCAAATTATGACACTTCTATATTTCTATTCTTTATGCAGTATATAAATATTGTTCACTTGCTTTAAACTGTTTATGCGCATTTAAGATATGAAGTGCAATCAAGGTTAAAAAAAGCGCTAAGCGCTAAGCGAGCCGTGAGACTCTGCCTAGAGGAACTACTGCTTAAGCGAGCTTAAGCACCGCTTAAGCGAGCTTAAGCACCGCTTAAGCGTGCATGGCAAAACAGACATATGTGTGAGCCTTAAATAGGAAATATTGAATAACCTCACGTAGTTCTGTGTTATTTCTGGTCCAACAAAAGGCCCAACATGATGCCTCTTGTTTCTCAGGTCGTAGCCAAACACATGACCCCCTCCAAAAGGCCCAATAACCTCACATACTGCAAATAAATCGATCCCCTCGTGCTTCCCATCCTCCCAGATCCCAGGTCGTAGCCGCCACTCACGCACACCTTCCTCTCACTTTGATCCCCTCGATCTGGACTGGAAGGGGATGAGGGGAACGAGCTGTTGGAGGAAGGGGACCCTGTCTAGGCGGCCTTGAGGAAGATCTAGAGGGCGGCGCGAAAGAGGAGCTTGACCAGCGGCGCGGAGGAGCTCCAGTGGTGTTGCCTCTTGCTTCTGCCTCGACACGGGAGTGAAATTGGGATGATTACGGaattcctaaccctaaccctcttgcttatgcatcgacaCCGCGCGAGAGCCCGCCTCCACAGCTCCTCCTCGCTTTTCCTCTCGCTCAAGCCGAAAGCTGAGCGGAAGGGCTCCGCTTAGCTCTAATCTACGCTTAAGTTTTGAACCATGAGTGCAATTAGAAAAACACGTGGGGTCATTAACTAATTTTAAACTCCTTTAAAAAAATTCAGTTCtatgcatgtgtatatgtgtgtagTTACCTTTCTTCAGTTTTTTCGGGCCAGCTGCTCTTATTGCTGCAGTAGTATATTTTGATCTATATATGCATGTACTTTGTAACGCACACTTTCCACCAGAAACTTCCTGGGAAAGGTTATCTGCAAACTTATATGTCTATCGGTTGGGATGTATGAAAATGACATATCCACAGTCTGAAAATAGTAATTATTATGTGTATGCATGTTTGTGTAATCTAATATCCTCGGATTAACAGTACAGTTTAGGTATAGATGCCAGTGGAAGCGCAGCTGTTGTTGCAGATTCAACTCAGAGCCTGCAATCATGTAAGTATAACAATGATGTATCTCTACTCATGGTTCACTTTTCCCGTTACCAGAAATATAACAAATTTTAGGAAATCTGAGTAGAGATCCATTGTTATTTAGGGCAGGTGGGAAATCACGAATTCTTTTCTGACGAGCATTGctgaaattttgttgttgtatagTTTTTTTGTCTACAAATGCCAGATCCCCATATAGGTGATTTTTTTTCCTGTTATTTTCTTACTAGATCTGGGTAGCCCAGAAACGCTTCTTGGAAGAGTTTTGTACTACACCGCCTCATAGCCTCTTTATTGATCCACACACAGCACAATTATAGTACTTGGCTTTTGGCTTCCCTTGAAGTTTGTTTATAGTTTATTGGAATAAGAGATTTAGTCGAGCAGCAAACCGGCACGAAGTATTGTCAATGGTACCAAATTGGTTTTGTTCTCAATTGATTATCTGTTGCTGGATCAAtggttgtccaaactgaatcaaTGCTAGCATATTGTCCCTTTTTCACCAAAATAATGTTGACTTCCAAAATAGAAAAATCCATGGTTATAAAACACTTTTCTTATCTATGTATCTGGAAACATTTTATTTGCAATTTAGCATGATGCAACAGTGGTCTTTGCCCAACAAAATTTGGTGATTCATGATACAGACATACATTCAGGATGATTAGCATTTTGTATCACATATTCTTCTCTACAGAATTTGCTAGACATGTATTTCTCATCTAAGCTCTCTGATCTCTTTATAGCAGACAATATTTAGGGTGCGATGGAATGCAAACTGATAGTGTCTCACATTTCCACCAGATAGGATACGGAGAGTCCGAGATTCCAACTTATTTTCAAAGATGTGTTAGCACAAACTCACATTGTGAATAGAAGTAACTATTTTCCCTAAAGAACATGGTATTTATTTATTTTGGAAGAGTTCCATTCGGCCGTCCTCTGCATACATATTGCGACCAAGCATTTTCACAATTCTCATGTTTAATAcgtacatgatacgtctccaacgtatctataatttctgatgttccatgcttgttttatgataatatctacatgttttgttcacactttatgatgattttatgcgtttttcggaactaacctattgacgagatgccgaagtgccgattcttgtttttcattgtttttggtttcagaaatcctacaaaggaaatattctcggaatcggacgaaatcaacgcccaacatcttatatttcccggaagcttccagaaagtcaaaggggaccagaggggagccctgggggccccacacgtgtgggcggcgtggcccaggggggcgcgccccccctagtgtgtggtggccccgtcagccctccgactccgcctcttcgcctatttaggcctccccgacctaaaacatcgacaccgattgacgaaacccgagaaaaccttccagagccgccgccatcgcgaaactccaattcgggggacagaagtctctgttccggcaccctgccgggacagggaattgcccccggagtcatctccaccgccgtctccacaccgccatcttcaccgccatcgctgcctccatgatgaggagggagtaattcacccccgggactgagggctccgctgtagctatgtggttcatctctctctctttgtgatctagttgaatatcatctatgtgctactctagtgatgttattaaagtagtctattcctccttcatgatgtaatgttgacagtgtgtgcatcatgaagtacttggtatatgctatgattgtgatctcttgtagattatgaagttaactattactatgatggtattgatgcaatttattccccctttcatagtctgtctgtgacggtgtgcatgctatgttagtactcagtaTAATTGtggtgatctatcatgcactctaaggttacttaaatatgaacatcgaatattgtggagcttgttaactctggcattgaggtgctcttgtagtcctacacaattaatgatgtttgtcatccaacaagagagtctagagtggttctattatgtgatcattgttgagagtgtccactagtgaaagcaggatccctaggccttgttcccacacatcgaatctccgtttgtttactgttttgttgcatgtttactcgctgccatattttattcagattactaTTGCCACTCACAtacatccatatcatttgcatctcactatctcttcgccgaactagtgcacctatacatctgacaagtgtattgggtgtgttggggacacaagagacttcttgcattgtgatcgtagggttgcttgagagtgatatctttgacctcttcctccctgagttcgataaaccttgggtgatccacttaagggaaaacttgctgctgttctacaaacctctgctcttggaggcccaacactgtctacaggaaaaggagtatgcgtagacatcaagctattttctggcgccgttgccggggaggaaaggtaaaaggtactcacactctggatctcggctactaagctattttccggcgccgttgtaagtgctcgaagctatttcctttagatcctgcaattgcatctttttgtttcttgttttacactagtaaggcataatggaaaacaactatgagctttttaatttatttcctaagttaagacatgaattgtgtgatgctaaaattaaagaacctatggaacctcatttgcatgctagtagcaatgttattagtatgaacgcaatcactgctaatgctatggagaagtctaagcttggggaagctagtttttatgatctttttagcttcccatcctcaggggagaaaatttgctctgataatactttatctcccatatgcgataactctaatgatgcttgtgatattttaaatccaccaactgcaagtactgctttcgagatacccatgaaaattattgaacgtgttattgataaccgctatgaaggggatggaactgttcatcctggagatcatttactgtttttgcatgaattatgcgggttattcaagtgtgtaggtatctctatggatgaagtgaggaagaaactattctctatttcgctgtctggtaaagcggcgcattggtataaattgctgaagaatagtcattctcttggttgggaggaaattgtatctctcttttattctaaattttatcctcctcatgaagtgcgtattgataggaattacatttataacttttatcctcgtgatggagagagtatttctcaagcatgggggagattgaagtcactaatgctcaaatgtcccattcatgagctcccccgtaatgttattattaacaatttttatgcgaggctttcaggacatcacaaggactatctagatgcctgttcggagggatctttcacaagcaaggaggttgaagctaggtgggatcttcttgatcggattgaggagaatgctgaagattgggagaacaacaaaggtaaagagtcaggtataaattatgattatgaattcattgaagtttttatggatactggtaaattccgaaatatgagtgctacctatggtcttgactctcaagttgctgcaaatctttataaagcctttgcttctcattttgaattgcctaagaagaatttcgataagtatcatgaaccttttaaagaggcttgcatgaggaatgaaattgttgttaatgattgcaataagcatgctcaaactcctaagaatgctatttcctataagcatgttaatttttgtggaatgcatagaccttgtggaattaatcaaatcagagatgaatattgtatccatcatattaatgaaaaaattagaaagtggtttagggctctagatgatcttggtaaaaaagtttgtgccctctatccttttatttgtgaactttgccatagagtgggtcattttaattttcaatgctcctccaatgataatttgaaccccattagtgctgcaagtttgtattgtgatgatgaaattactcctaatcagcatgatgaacttactttatttttatggtgtgaagagttatcaagaaaaatttctttgttagatattaacgatcttgatattgatgatgtcctgcattggtgtttttcttattgcattgataattgccatacaaatacttacatacaaaatattttagaagatgacaccttgccaaaatatgataggaccgttgcgtgttttgaacttattaatgaaaaggaggaatcctcccaagtttcttctattgtttctggaaataagtcaggttatgtggagaagcctcccttcaagcctcttcctcctaaagaagggaatgaggagaagaaagagaagaagaagaagaagaagaagaagaagggaacgaagaagaagaagaagaagaagaagaagaaggggaataaagagaaagagataacgataggtaaccgtaagtatgttgctcctaatgattattatgataatgaatctgaatacaatgatcttcctatgccctttacatacattagtgatcatgatttgaaagagcacactacttttgatattgcaaatctctgggaaactaattctgaaatgatgatgttaataattgccatagtatcagtactatccatgcttcctcccataatgatatagaaagccctaagcttggggatgaggtgtttgaaaatccttttgctattgatcattatatgtttgatatatctccttctagtaacagcgATGGTATaatcacagatgaacatactgtgaaagataactattctatttcttatgatgacactatgcctccaacctttgatgattattataaagaatgctatgatataggttataactatccttatgcaacttgtcatagtcatgattggattgccaaaaacaattcccttagtatgcaacttgtttaccatgttcaaattcttgatgataatcctgctccaattactattaatgagaagaattcttcttgtgccaaaattaatgatacttttatgcatatgaaccatgataagaatgttttaagtgatgggtatattgtggatttcatcaatgatgctactgaaagttattatgagagagggaaacatggttatatgcatcttaataatattaagtttcccctctttatgttgagaatcttgaagttgcgcttgtgctgCCTTTCtacgcttgtcactttgttcttcatgaattcatttgtgtacaagattcctttgcataggaagtgggttagacttaaatgtgttttgaatttgcttcttgatgctctctcttttgcttcaactcttatttcttgagagtgcatcattaaaactgctgagcccatcttaatggctataaagaaagaacttcttgggagataacccatgtgtttattttactacagtaattttg
This Lolium perenne isolate Kyuss_39 chromosome 1, Kyuss_2.0, whole genome shotgun sequence DNA region includes the following protein-coding sequences:
- the LOC127315033 gene encoding protein farnesyltransferase/geranylgeranyltransferase type-1 subunit alpha-like yields the protein MATHWTACRSRRRGLRDHRSTREGGPPAMASSSGEEDGARMSAGARELADMAPVPLSDRACPVVSIACRGFRAFYVDGKCCARALCLTVETIYGSTSSPHLNNTIWYFRRVVLEALV